The Halotia branconii CENA392 region TATTTAATTGATAGCGAATATTTTTATCTAGTATATTATTATTAATTGCTTCTAAAGCAGAGAGATGTTTAAACTCTAATAAGCGATGTAAATAATCTTCTCGTAAGGTAAGGATAACTTTAACAAAAGATATATTAAGACACTGACTAATAAATTGATCAAATTCTTGCTTTTGCTGGCGATCGCTATAACCAAAGAAAAATTCTTCAAATTGATCAAAAATTAAAACTGTAATCAAATGTTTGTTAGCATTTTCTTGTAATTGTTGGATAATTTCAGTAATATTAACAAGTTTGGTAGGGTCAGGTAAATCTTCAGTTTCAATGACTGTTTCTTCTTGAAGATGAAACATAGACTCGCTTAAAGATTTGCCTAATGCTTGCACCCAATCAGTATAAACTTGCAAAACTACAGGCACGGCAATTTGATCGCCAACTGCCCGATTTTGTAATGCTGGCACTAAACCCGCTGTGACAGTAGAACTCTTTCCTACCCCTGAAGGGCCGTGAATTACAGTCAGTTTTTGATCAGCGCGGCTAATTCTACCAATTAAGTTATTAATATCTCGTTCTCGACCAGAGGCGGCAATTTCTAGAGCAATACTGCTACTCCCAGAAGGAGACATTAAGGCTGGGTTTGTTACCTGGCGTTGGGGTTGCAAACGCCCCGCACCAATGAAAGCCCGAAAGCCATACTGCTGTTCTACAGAACGTCGCTTTTGTCTAATATAGTAGGCCTCTAAATATCTACCTGCTGCAAAATAAAGCGATCGCAATGTCCGCAACAATCTAATATAACGATGGGCATCATATTGATGAGTGCTATTTTCTAAAGCTTTTGGTAATTCCTGGGTAGCTTTTTCTAAATATGTCCGTGCTACTTCTTGCTCGCCTAAATTTTGCTGTGCTTTGGCTAAAATTAAATAATAAACTTGTGCCAATAGTAAGGGAAATAAGCAGTGATGGGGGTCACTATGCTTATGCGCCTCTTCTAATTTTAATAAAGATACATGAGCTAATATACTCGCCTGTACCCAGCGCGACTCCTGCACTGCAACTTGTGCCAAAAAACCGTAGTCACAAGCCAGTTGAATTTGACTGCCATAGGTTTGATGCAACTCTAAAGATTGTTCAGCAACAATCTGTAGTTCTGACCACTGTTCTAGATGTTGTAAAACTTCTGCAAGTTGACCAATAAATTCAGCAGCTATATCTGGACGCTGAGCCACTTTTAAAATACTTAAACATTGCTGAAAATAAGATTTAGCTGCTTGCCAATGGCGACGATTTTCTGGGCGATTTTGCTCTGCTAGGCGACAGTAACATAAGCCAACATAAAACAGCAAAACTCCTTGTCGGAGTGAAGGTGAAGTATAATTGCTGACAATTTCTAATTCTGCACTCCAGGAATCTGCAAGTCTGGGACTATAATTTTCTAATTCATTTTGCTGGGCTAAACGCTGCCAAATCTGCAAACTCTGGCGGAAATGATTTAAAGCGATATTGATGCGATCGCTGACATAATTGTCAAGACCAAAAACAAACTTTAAACTAGCGTGTAATTCTGGTTCTAAAGTAACACCGCGATCGTGCAACTCTCCAATGGCAAACTGAAGCTCATCGCTATGTTCCCAAACTTGTTCTAAGGTAGAGTAATTATCACCTATTTGATTTTTTGAATTTTTTACAACATCAGTTGGCAACACTTTAGCAAACAAAGAATCAGTTTCTTGTTGCAAAAATTGCAGCAACTGAGGAGTGGTCATTTCAAATCTAATTGGTGTCGCCGCCCAACTAGCGAAATCAGGCGCTAAACGCACTACTTTTTGCAATACTTGATCGTTCACCCATAAAATCATCGGGAATGGGTGACGTTTACGAAATTCATCACGAATCTGATTGATGGAACTCAGTAGATCGTCAATTTCATCTACTAACTCTAAACCCAAAACCATTAATGCTGATGTGGGGCGATCTTCAGTAATTCTTTGTAAATGAATGCTTGTATAAAGACTTCTGGCGTTGTGAGGTAAAACTACCTTTTGAATGTAGTGCGTTCCTAAAAATCTTTCTGTGAGTTGTTGCAGTATTTGCTCTTGCAAAACTCGATAGTTGCAGCATACTAAAACCACAGAAAACTGACCGCTAGATAGAGAAATTGCCCTCCCTAAACTCCGTAAAGCTTTTTCGTTAGCTGCTGTTATATTTGCTTGTGGGTGTCGTTCAACCATGATTTAAATTTTTGCGTTTCCTCTAAAACGGGGTTGACGGCAAACCAAGCTCCTTGATGATCGCGGTATTCAAAAACAAATAAACTCCGCAATAAAGTGTGATATTCTATATCTCCTCTCACCCTTTGCTGTTGCACAACTTGAAATATGAGTTCCCATTCATGGGGATCTATGGCATTAGCTCGGTAGTCTCTTTGTCTTTGAATTACTAACTCCACACATTCGCGATCAAATGGTGGATCTTGTTCTCGCAGACAGTCAAATAGCAGCCCTAGTAAGTCGCGCACATGACCACCACTAATTAAGCACAACCGATCTAATGTTGCTAAATTATCAAACACCTCTGTAATTAAGTTTAAGCGATCGCTAGGCAGAATTTCTGGGAAGGCTCTAGCTAAAACCATTTGGCGAATCATTGCTAACCCTTGATTGAAGACTTCGCCAGAACGCAGACGCACAGGGATCATTGGTAAGACTTTCGGGGCTACTCCACCTCCCAGGCGATGCTGAAGTTCGGCGCTATCGTTAGAAAAAGTTAAAGCCAAAGGAATCGTGTAGACTATATGACAATTGAGTTTGCGTAACTGTTCGCCCCGTTGAATAAATAAATATTCTGGTAGCGATCGCCCGGATGGTAAAGGACGAATTGCTACTCGATCTAAGTTATCAACAATTACTACTAATCCTTTTTTGCCTATAGCTTTAAGTTGTTGATTTGCACGTTCTAGCAGTTCTTGATTAATTGACTGCAAAATATTTTGGGTGCGCGGTTCTAAATA contains the following coding sequences:
- a CDS encoding P-loop NTPase fold protein produces the protein MLLDLERFYQACNPSRPLMIGNATDRRYYIDFAAVRGGKIIEALQRTIARISPNTPTCQLFTGHLGCGKSTELLRLKAELEEQKFHVVYFESTHVLEMADVDVTDILLAIAGQVSESLEAMRIRLKPSYFTKLFAEVVDFMQTPIELGVEAELSVGIAKITAKTKESPQLRRRLRDYLEPRTQNILQSINQELLERANQQLKAIGKKGLVVIVDNLDRVAIRPLPSGRSLPEYLFIQRGEQLRKLNCHIVYTIPLALTFSNDSAELQHRLGGGVAPKVLPMIPVRLRSGEVFNQGLAMIRQMVLARAFPEILPSDRLNLITEVFDNLATLDRLCLISGGHVRDLLGLLFDCLREQDPPFDRECVELVIQRQRDYRANAIDPHEWELIFQVVQQQRVRGDIEYHTLLRSLFVFEYRDHQGAWFAVNPVLEETQKFKSWLNDTHKQI